ACTTTTTCTTATTGATTTCTTTGTTGGTATTTGTAACACAGGAGAGGAGGATTTATAAGAAAAACGCGGTAAGTGTGTGGATTACCCGACAATTACAGCTTACTCTTTTTCAAACTCTTTGCGCAGCCAGGCTCTCAACGCCTGTACGCTTTCCAGTTTCAGCTTTTCTGGCTGGCAGGCGAAATAAAATTGCTGGTGCGGGTTTAGTACAGATGAGCCAACCTCTGTCAGCAGGCTGTTATCGATATCATCTTTAACAAAAAGACGGTGGGTTACAAATATGCCAAGCTTTCTTTTGGCCGCCTGAACGCCCTGAAGTGATGAAGTGAAATTCAGGATGTTTCTTTTGCTGGGGACTTTTAGTCCCTGATTTTTACACCATACGCGCCAGTCATGTTTGCGGCGATCGTTTATCGCGTGTATTGCCGGGTATTTTTTTAGCAGGCTTTCAGGGGTGTCGTCCGGGGTGAGAATATCCGGGTGACAGACCATGACCAGTTCATCATCTCCCAGTTTATCGCAGTAGTAGTCTTCCCATTCATCGGTGATGCCGTGGACAACGGCCACATCAACGCCTTCGCGCTGCATATCGAAAGGTCCTGTGATTGTTGAGATCCGGATATCCAGCTCTGGAGCTAACTCCTGTAGCCCCTGAACTCTTGGGATCCACCAGTGAATCGCCTGCGAGGCAACCATATTCAAAGTGAGACGGTTGGGGTTTTCCGGATTTTGCAACTCTTCACTGGCTGCGATGATCTGTTCCAGAGCCGGCGCCACTTTCTGGTAATACTTCTTACCCTGAGCACTGAGCTCAACACATCTGCCGGTGCGGACAAACAGCGGAACGCTTAATTGATTCTCAAGACTTTTGACTGACTGGCTGATAGCGGAATGGCTGACACTCAGCTGGTCAGCGGCCCGGGTCATACTGCCTGTTTCTGCGACAGCAACAAAGGCATAAATGGATTTTAACGGAACCTTAGAACGCATAGAAGACAACTTATTATTGGAATTATGAATGTCTTATACTACGCGCCTTTTTACGCTTCGTCATTTATGCCGATATAATTTCTCACTTTTTCAATGTGTTGCATGCGAATTTTGTTATCTATTTCTGCCTGGTTAAGGTATTTGCTGGCGTAGATACTATCGATATTGTTTTCAAGGAACAGCAGGTAAAGTTTAGAGTCAAGGTGGCCGGATGTTGCAAGATGAGTCATGATATCCAGCGCTTTATCCAGGGTGTAGGCTTTTTTGTATGGACGGTCACTTGAAGTGATAGCTTCAAAGATATCTGCTATTGCCATCACTCTCGCCTGAACAGAAAGCTCACTGGCAGACAGGCCCCTCGGGTAACCTTTGCCGTCGATTCTTTCATGGTGGTTGCCTGCAATATCAGGCACGCCGTGAAGGTGTTCAGGATAAGGCAGGCACTTCAGCAGCTCGATAGTCTGAATAATATGGTTATTAATTACATAGCGTTCTTCATCGGTCAGTGTGCCCTGGCGAATGGAAAGGTTGTAGAGTTCGCCCCGGTTATATTTCAACTTATTTGGCTGAAGAACATATTCTTCTTTGTTGCTTCCTTTTAGCTCCTGCTCATCTTCCCAGTGAACTTTGTGTACTTCTTTGTCAGCAATAAGCGGCTCTGTCACCGGTAGTTCTGCGGATTCTCCGGCACGCTTTTTCTCAACCCATGAAATGCCAAGCTGGTCGTCCAGAGTTCTTACCCAGGTTTTTGAAGCGATCTGCTGGAGTTTTGTCATGCACTCTTCGGTCATCTCTTCTTTACCGAGATTTATGCGGGAAATAAATTCAAATTCTTCATCCAGCGTTTTGAGTTCGGTATCCAGTTCTGCCAGCAGCTGAGCTTTATCTCCGCCGCTGTTTATCTGTTTCCAGCAATCTGTTTCTTTTTGTGCTTTTAGCAGTTCAAAACGCATCCGGATTTCGTGGATACGGTCGTAGATGGTTTCAAGTTTGGTGGCCTTATCGACGATGTATTCTGGTGTGGTCACCTTACCGCAATCATGCAGCCATGCAGCAAAGTCCAGCTCTTCCCACTTATCTTCGTCCATGGAAAACTCAGGGAAATAATGGGTGTCCCTATCTGCCACTTCAGTAAGGCGCCGTGCAACTTCGGGAACGCGCTGACAATGGCCTCCGGTATAAGGGGATTTAGTATCGATGGCTGATGCCATCAGCTCAATAAAGGAGGTCATCATCTGCTTTTGTTGCTGTATCTGGTCGATATTCTCTTTTGCAATCTCAGCAAAGTTGAGCAGCTCCCTTAAGAATACGTGCTTATCTTTCTGCAGCTCTTCGCAAGGTCTTTCATAGCCAACGGTGAGTATGCCCACCAGAGTTTTATGCCGGTTAAGCATAGGGAAGAGATAGATTTCCGTGTTGTAGAAAACATCGGCGTAGCTCTTAATGACGTTGTCGTGCTTGGTTATATGGATAATATCCCCTTTGTTCAGCTTTGAGCGCATCCAGGGTGTGCTGTCGATGAGCTGGTTGATGCCGATTTTAAACGGGATGATGGAGTGGTTCACTGCGGTAACAAACTTGCCTTCATTTTTATCCAGTATGGAAAGAACAATGGTCTCCGCTTTGGTGATCAGATAACTCTGTTTGGTAATGGTTTTGGCCAGATGTTCAAAGTCGTGGTTGGAGGCGGTATCACGCAGCAGGCCCAGAAGGTCGTGCAGCGTATGCTCCATCAGTTCAATGGAGTGGGTGAGCTCGTTAACTTCGGTGATCACGCTCTTTGGATAGCGGGTTTTTCGGAAATGAAAGCCCCGGATGTTTTCCGTTAAATTGATTAAGGTTCTGAGCGGGTTAGCCAGCCTTCGGGCTGTCACCCACACAGCGCCAAAGCTCAGCAGCAGGATCAGGGTTGCTACTAAAATTTGCTTGTTTCTCATATCAACCAAATCGGCAATCAAATCATCTTCCGGAATCGCCTCGGCCAGATATAAGCGGATATGCTTGGTCAGGTTGACCGGAGTCAGGGTTATTGCCCAGTCTTTACCCTGATATTCGATTTGGTCATAAAGCGTGTTGCTGCTCACTCTTCCGGCAACCGTTGAGAATATGGTGTCTGTGGGGGCTTCACTGTCTTTATCGCCGTTTTCCTTTACAGGTTGATCCAGCCTGTGTGATGCAATCAGATTAAACCGGCTGTCATACAGGGCGAGCTTGGTATTTGGAGATAAGGCTATGGAGTGCAACTGTTGAGAAAGCGTATCCAGAGTCATATCAGCAGCGACGACAGAGGAATTGTCGACTGTGGTGCGTGACAATGTAACGCCCATGGTTTTCAGGTAGTAAAAGTGATAAGGCGAGGTAAGGGCGATTTCACCATCGGGCTTGGCATTGGTATACCAGGGCCTGACTCTGGGATCGTATTTGTTGTCCCTGCTCAGGTTGGTCAGGGTCTGTTTTAGCTCTTCACTGTAAAAGAGAAAGTCGTTTTTGCCATCCATATCCGTGTAATTAAGCATAATCGCGGCGTCATTGGTGGCGGCAAATTGCTCCCGGATTTGTTGGCTTCTTAGCGGCCTGAACTGGGTGGATGAACCGTTATCAGAGCCGTAGAACAGTGCAACCAGTTTTGGGTTTCGGTCAAATATCAGTTTGAATGACTTAAGCCAGTTATGTTCTTTATCGTGTGAATCAGGAACAGGGGGAAGAGTGCTGGTGGCCATCAGGTCAAGCGTAGTCAGTACCGGCGATATCTGTTTTTCGAATGCCGATTCAAGCTCATGCGCTTTTTCTTTACTGAGCTCCTGAGCGATTTGGGATAACAGCGCCTTTGACTGATAAAAACTGATAGAAATCAGTCCTACGCCCAGCAATATTGCGAGGAACAGAAAAAGACTGGTTATGTGTATGCTTAATGAATATTTGCGCTTCTTCATTGAATCTCTTTGCCATCAGC
This genomic stretch from Vibrio sp. JC009 harbors:
- a CDS encoding LysR substrate-binding domain-containing protein; this encodes MRSKVPLKSIYAFVAVAETGSMTRAADQLSVSHSAISQSVKSLENQLSVPLFVRTGRCVELSAQGKKYYQKVAPALEQIIAASEELQNPENPNRLTLNMVASQAIHWWIPRVQGLQELAPELDIRISTITGPFDMQREGVDVAVVHGITDEWEDYYCDKLGDDELVMVCHPDILTPDDTPESLLKKYPAIHAINDRRKHDWRVWCKNQGLKVPSKRNILNFTSSLQGVQAAKRKLGIFVTHRLFVKDDIDNSLLTEVGSSVLNPHQQFYFACQPEKLKLESVQALRAWLRKEFEKE
- a CDS encoding HD domain-containing phosphohydrolase; translation: MKKRKYSLSIHITSLFLFLAILLGVGLISISFYQSKALLSQIAQELSKEKAHELESAFEKQISPVLTTLDLMATSTLPPVPDSHDKEHNWLKSFKLIFDRNPKLVALFYGSDNGSSTQFRPLRSQQIREQFAATNDAAIMLNYTDMDGKNDFLFYSEELKQTLTNLSRDNKYDPRVRPWYTNAKPDGEIALTSPYHFYYLKTMGVTLSRTTVDNSSVVAADMTLDTLSQQLHSIALSPNTKLALYDSRFNLIASHRLDQPVKENGDKDSEAPTDTIFSTVAGRVSSNTLYDQIEYQGKDWAITLTPVNLTKHIRLYLAEAIPEDDLIADLVDMRNKQILVATLILLLSFGAVWVTARRLANPLRTLINLTENIRGFHFRKTRYPKSVITEVNELTHSIELMEHTLHDLLGLLRDTASNHDFEHLAKTITKQSYLITKAETIVLSILDKNEGKFVTAVNHSIIPFKIGINQLIDSTPWMRSKLNKGDIIHITKHDNVIKSYADVFYNTEIYLFPMLNRHKTLVGILTVGYERPCEELQKDKHVFLRELLNFAEIAKENIDQIQQQKQMMTSFIELMASAIDTKSPYTGGHCQRVPEVARRLTEVADRDTHYFPEFSMDEDKWEELDFAAWLHDCGKVTTPEYIVDKATKLETIYDRIHEIRMRFELLKAQKETDCWKQINSGGDKAQLLAELDTELKTLDEEFEFISRINLGKEEMTEECMTKLQQIASKTWVRTLDDQLGISWVEKKRAGESAELPVTEPLIADKEVHKVHWEDEQELKGSNKEEYVLQPNKLKYNRGELYNLSIRQGTLTDEERYVINNHIIQTIELLKCLPYPEHLHGVPDIAGNHHERIDGKGYPRGLSASELSVQARVMAIADIFEAITSSDRPYKKAYTLDKALDIMTHLATSGHLDSKLYLLFLENNIDSIYASKYLNQAEIDNKIRMQHIEKVRNYIGINDEA